A genomic region of Pseudoalteromonas piscicida contains the following coding sequences:
- the yaaA gene encoding peroxide stress protein YaaA, with the protein MITVISPAKNLDYETPAPTKMHTQPELLEHSESLIQVCRDLSPQQIGSLMKISDKLAGLNAARFAEWSEPFTQDNAKQAIFAFNGDVYVGLEAQSLTEANLNYAQNHLRILSGLYGILKPLDLMQAYRLEMGTKLSNPRGKNLYEFWGTIIAEKLNKVMEGAQTQYLVNLASNEYFKAVDKKALKGDIITPIFKDCKNGQYKVVSFYAKKARGIMARYIIENQVSDLESLKAFDIAGYRFSEEATQKAQEPVFLRAEQ; encoded by the coding sequence ATGATCACAGTTATCTCTCCAGCGAAAAACCTAGACTATGAAACACCCGCACCAACCAAGATGCACACACAGCCAGAGCTGCTGGAGCATAGCGAGTCACTTATTCAAGTTTGTCGCGATTTATCACCACAGCAGATCGGTAGCTTAATGAAGATAAGCGACAAGCTCGCGGGCTTAAATGCGGCAAGGTTTGCCGAGTGGTCAGAGCCTTTTACACAAGACAATGCTAAACAAGCTATTTTTGCTTTTAATGGCGATGTGTATGTTGGTTTAGAAGCGCAAAGCCTAACTGAGGCTAATTTAAATTATGCGCAAAATCATTTACGTATCTTATCTGGGCTGTATGGCATCCTAAAACCACTTGACTTAATGCAGGCCTATCGTTTAGAAATGGGTACAAAGTTAAGTAACCCGCGTGGCAAAAACCTGTATGAGTTTTGGGGCACGATTATCGCTGAAAAACTGAATAAGGTCATGGAAGGGGCACAAACACAATACTTGGTAAACTTAGCTTCAAATGAGTACTTTAAAGCGGTAGATAAGAAAGCGTTGAAAGGCGACATTATCACTCCTATCTTTAAAGATTGTAAAAATGGTCAATACAAAGTCGTCAGTTTTTACGCGAAAAAAGCGCGCGGTATAATGGCAAGGTATATCATTGAGAACCAAGTATCGGATTTGGAAAGCCTGAAAGCGTTTGATATTGCAGGATACCGCTTTAGTGAAGAAGCAACGCAAAAGGCCCAAGAACCGGTGTTTTTGAGAGCAGAACAATGA
- the gshB gene encoding glutathione synthase translates to MKICFIMYPWERVEAENDSTLRLIHEAVSRGHVVAITTVNNLTIRESVASAFCDVFVAGQKVSDNFVSFYNKAEFKKVQLPLAGFDAIFMRANPPLDTLAMNFLDSVRDDTFIINDIDGLRIANNKLYTASFQGIAREFIPNTHVSKNKEYLERIFSESEQEKMILKPLDGFGGRGVIVVEKRAKQSFSSLLEFYIGGDEAGKGSNYVILQDYVEGADEGDVRILMLNGEPIGAMKRVPAANEVRANVHAGGKVVKHKLTNQEKALCKHIGPKLVRDGLYFVGIDVIGGKLIEVNVLSPGGITRINRLNRCKLQVQVIDFVESVVHAKELVTHRKNQFRQVIEDAHAI, encoded by the coding sequence GTGAAAATCTGTTTTATTATGTACCCTTGGGAGCGTGTAGAAGCTGAAAACGACAGCACGCTAAGACTTATCCACGAAGCCGTATCGCGCGGTCACGTCGTTGCCATCACCACCGTAAACAACCTCACTATTCGCGAAAGTGTTGCTAGTGCCTTCTGTGATGTATTTGTTGCGGGCCAAAAAGTATCTGACAACTTCGTGAGCTTTTACAACAAAGCTGAGTTTAAAAAAGTACAGCTTCCTTTGGCAGGTTTTGACGCAATATTTATGCGCGCTAATCCGCCGCTTGATACCTTAGCGATGAACTTTTTAGACTCTGTTCGTGATGATACTTTCATCATCAACGACATTGATGGCCTGCGTATCGCAAATAACAAGCTATACACGGCATCTTTCCAAGGTATTGCGAGAGAGTTTATTCCAAATACGCATGTATCTAAAAACAAAGAGTATTTAGAGCGTATATTCTCTGAGTCAGAGCAAGAGAAAATGATCTTAAAGCCGCTTGATGGCTTTGGTGGTCGCGGTGTTATCGTCGTTGAGAAACGCGCGAAACAAAGCTTTAGCTCACTCCTTGAATTTTATATTGGTGGCGACGAGGCAGGTAAAGGCAGCAACTACGTCATTTTACAAGACTATGTTGAAGGTGCCGACGAAGGTGATGTTCGCATCCTAATGCTTAACGGTGAACCGATTGGCGCCATGAAGCGTGTGCCTGCAGCAAATGAAGTGCGTGCCAACGTACATGCCGGTGGCAAAGTGGTGAAACACAAACTCACCAACCAAGAAAAAGCGTTATGTAAGCACATCGGCCCTAAGCTTGTGCGTGATGGTTTGTATTTTGTTGGCATTGACGTGATAGGCGGCAAGCTTATCGAAGTTAACGTACTCTCGCCTGGCGGGATAACCCGTATTAACCGTTTAAACCGCTGTAAGCTGCAAGTGCAAGTTATCGATTTTGTAGAAAGTGTGGTGCACGCCAAAGAGCTAGTAACGCATCGCAAAAACCAATTCCGTCAAGTAATAGAAGATGCTCATGCTATCTGA
- a CDS encoding methyl-accepting chemotaxis protein, which yields MSKQFFRNLTIFQRLALLIIVVIIGVILQSAVSLSQQYDALEKQQYHKTQNLVENTYSLVAYFHQQYVSGKLPEAQAKSAALDAVAALRYEGNNYFWINDYHPKMVMHPFKSELNGKDLSQSKDPSGKRLFVEMVQVAEKSGAGFVPYLWPKPGKEAPVEKISYVKAFTPWGWIIGSGVYLDTIEAEFAHIRNLLLIEMAVLIILLFPFSAIIGKSIITPIQQAKDMMKDIAQGEGDLTRQLDESGKDEITALAKYFNLYTEKMRHSIATVAHNAKEVETLANQVKAAGEENLAFIESQNDNSRQVATAAEQMTMQVREISSNADTAEHSAADARNYSEKGKQTISQTIAAIKKLSEQIQSVSVTTTSLAQESQHIGSVLDVIRGIAEQTNLLALNAAIEAARAGEQGRGFAVVADEVRTLASRTGQSTDEIHNMIERLQKEAQQAVAAVKISQQISEQTVEQVQLADNALTEIERLIDAISDMSTHIAKATDEQSLAAQEVNERIAQLSDSTHHSLDTTHSLNNTSEQLTRASHELSDIVNRFRV from the coding sequence ATGTCCAAACAGTTTTTTCGAAATCTCACCATTTTCCAGCGCCTCGCGTTACTTATCATTGTCGTTATTATCGGCGTTATCCTTCAAAGCGCAGTAAGCTTATCGCAACAGTATGATGCTCTCGAAAAGCAGCAATATCATAAAACTCAAAACCTTGTTGAAAATACCTATAGTTTAGTGGCTTACTTTCATCAACAATATGTATCTGGGAAACTCCCAGAGGCGCAAGCGAAATCCGCAGCCCTTGATGCCGTTGCCGCTTTACGATACGAAGGTAATAATTACTTCTGGATCAACGACTATCATCCTAAAATGGTGATGCACCCATTTAAAAGCGAGCTCAACGGCAAAGATCTCAGCCAATCAAAAGATCCCAGCGGCAAACGCTTATTCGTTGAAATGGTGCAAGTGGCAGAAAAAAGTGGTGCGGGATTTGTTCCCTACCTTTGGCCAAAGCCCGGTAAAGAAGCTCCTGTCGAAAAAATATCTTACGTCAAAGCGTTTACACCTTGGGGCTGGATCATCGGCTCCGGTGTGTACCTCGACACTATCGAAGCTGAGTTTGCACATATTCGAAATTTGCTATTAATAGAGATGGCGGTGCTTATTATTTTGCTATTCCCATTTAGTGCAATCATAGGTAAGAGCATCATCACCCCCATTCAACAAGCCAAAGACATGATGAAAGATATCGCTCAAGGCGAAGGCGATTTGACTCGACAACTCGACGAAAGCGGTAAAGATGAGATAACCGCGCTTGCCAAGTACTTTAACTTATATACTGAAAAGATGCGTCATTCCATCGCGACAGTGGCCCATAACGCCAAGGAAGTGGAAACACTGGCCAATCAGGTAAAAGCGGCTGGTGAAGAGAATCTTGCATTTATTGAGTCACAAAATGACAATAGTCGCCAAGTAGCTACTGCTGCTGAACAAATGACCATGCAAGTTCGTGAGATCAGTAGCAATGCAGACACTGCAGAGCATTCCGCCGCAGACGCACGTAATTACAGTGAAAAAGGCAAACAAACTATTTCTCAAACCATCGCCGCCATTAAAAAGCTGTCGGAGCAAATTCAATCTGTGAGCGTGACCACAACGAGCCTTGCGCAAGAGAGTCAACATATAGGATCGGTGCTCGATGTTATTCGAGGTATTGCCGAACAAACTAATTTACTTGCATTAAACGCGGCAATAGAAGCCGCTCGAGCAGGTGAACAAGGACGAGGCTTTGCTGTTGTTGCAGATGAAGTACGCACCCTTGCAAGTCGTACAGGTCAAAGCACAGATGAAATCCACAACATGATCGAGCGACTGCAAAAAGAAGCGCAGCAGGCCGTAGCAGCAGTTAAAATTAGCCAACAAATCTCGGAGCAAACGGTTGAACAGGTACAGCTTGCCGATAACGCATTAACCGAAATTGAGCGCCTTATTGATGCGATCTCGGATATGAGTACCCACATCGCCAAAGCCACCGACGAGCAGAGTCTTGCAGCACAAGAAGTTAATGAGCGAATAGCTCAGCTTTCTGACTCCACCCATCACTCTTTGGATACCACACATTCACTCAACAACACCAGTGAGCAACTCACACGAGCAAGTCACGAATTGAGTGACATAGTTAATCGCTTTAGAGTATGA
- a CDS encoding S9 family peptidase yields the protein MHSRIKHYTIALPLALASVTVSAEQLTLERLFDDPSLSGKAPVKLQFSPDGSRVTYLQGKKEDYNRYDLWEYNLKDNTNRLLVDSAALFSGPENLSDEEKARRERQRIFGRGILEYKWSKDGKALLFPLNGDLYYYEIASGKSKKLTETEAFETDARFSPKGNFVSFIREQNLYAIDLKSGKETQLTKDGGGVIKNGMAEFVAQEEMSRMTGYWWSGDEQQIAFTRIDESPVQEAIRNEIYAEEVKLFNQRYPYTGTANVEIELGVVKINDQKVDWIDLGDDKDIYIARANWLKDNKTLSYQWQNRSQQKLELRFYDTKSKKQQVALTETSDTWINLHFDLEFLKDKKHFVWASERDGFKHLYLYRTNGQLVRQITKGDWIVESLQGIDEKKGIVYFSGRKDTPLESHLYSVPLFKDGDAKRITEKGSYHSVVLAKDNRTFIDKSSSVNRPPAVALRKVNGDFVTWLEENALNNEHPLTPYLSNLATPEYGTLKAEDGQTMYYRLFKPAKLETGKKYPVIVNVYGGPHAQRVTNSWRSKNLYFQYLAQQGYVIFQLDNRGSYNRGKKFEDPIYKHLGVVEVADQIKGVEFLRTLEYVDPERIGIYGHSYGGYMALMTMFKAGDYFKAGVSGAPVTDWALYDTHYTERYLGHPDTNAKGYEQSAVFPYADGLKGPLMIYHGMADDNVLFTHATKLFKQLQDEVKPFEMMTYPGSKHSLRGKKVQTHLHQTITDFFNRHFDVEAK from the coding sequence GTGCACTCTCGCATTAAACACTACACCATCGCCCTTCCGTTAGCGCTTGCCTCTGTCACCGTTAGCGCAGAGCAACTAACGCTAGAGCGACTTTTTGACGACCCGTCCCTTTCAGGTAAAGCGCCTGTAAAACTGCAATTTTCTCCTGACGGTTCTCGTGTTACTTATCTTCAAGGTAAAAAAGAAGACTATAACCGTTACGACCTTTGGGAATACAATCTAAAAGACAATACCAACCGCTTGTTGGTAGATTCTGCGGCGCTATTTTCTGGCCCAGAGAACCTCTCAGATGAAGAAAAAGCACGTCGTGAGCGTCAACGTATTTTTGGCCGTGGTATTTTAGAATACAAATGGTCAAAAGATGGCAAAGCGCTACTTTTCCCACTCAATGGCGACTTGTACTACTATGAAATCGCTTCTGGTAAGAGCAAGAAACTAACGGAAACGGAAGCATTCGAAACCGACGCTCGCTTCTCACCAAAAGGTAACTTTGTTTCTTTTATTCGTGAGCAAAACCTCTATGCCATTGACCTTAAATCGGGTAAAGAAACGCAATTAACTAAAGACGGCGGTGGCGTAATTAAAAACGGCATGGCTGAGTTCGTTGCTCAAGAAGAGATGAGCCGTATGACGGGCTATTGGTGGTCGGGTGATGAGCAACAAATCGCCTTCACACGCATTGATGAAAGCCCTGTTCAAGAAGCCATTCGTAACGAAATCTATGCCGAAGAGGTCAAGTTATTCAATCAACGCTATCCATATACGGGTACTGCTAACGTTGAAATTGAACTGGGTGTTGTAAAGATCAATGACCAAAAGGTGGATTGGATTGATTTAGGCGACGATAAAGATATCTATATTGCCCGTGCAAATTGGTTAAAAGACAACAAAACATTGTCCTACCAGTGGCAAAATCGCTCACAGCAAAAACTGGAACTGCGCTTTTACGATACTAAAAGCAAAAAGCAGCAGGTTGCCCTGACCGAAACCAGTGATACTTGGATTAACCTACACTTTGACCTTGAATTCTTAAAGGACAAAAAGCATTTCGTTTGGGCATCTGAGCGCGATGGCTTTAAACACCTTTACCTGTACAGAACCAATGGCCAACTTGTGCGCCAAATCACTAAAGGCGATTGGATTGTTGAAAGTCTTCAGGGCATTGATGAGAAAAAAGGTATCGTATACTTCTCCGGCCGCAAAGACACGCCGCTCGAAAGCCACCTATACAGCGTACCACTTTTTAAAGATGGCGATGCAAAACGTATTACCGAAAAAGGCAGCTATCACAGTGTTGTACTGGCAAAAGATAACCGTACCTTTATCGATAAAAGCTCTTCTGTAAACCGTCCACCAGCCGTTGCGCTACGCAAAGTGAATGGTGACTTTGTGACTTGGCTTGAAGAAAATGCGCTGAATAACGAACATCCGTTAACGCCTTATTTGAGCAATCTAGCCACGCCAGAATATGGCACGCTTAAAGCGGAAGATGGTCAAACCATGTATTACCGCTTATTTAAGCCAGCAAAGCTTGAAACCGGTAAGAAATATCCGGTTATTGTGAACGTGTATGGCGGACCTCATGCACAACGCGTGACCAACAGCTGGCGTAGCAAAAACTTGTATTTCCAATATCTTGCACAACAAGGTTATGTGATTTTCCAATTAGATAACCGAGGTTCATACAACCGTGGTAAAAAGTTTGAAGATCCAATCTACAAGCACTTAGGTGTAGTGGAAGTGGCTGACCAAATTAAAGGCGTTGAGTTCTTACGTACACTAGAGTACGTCGACCCTGAGCGTATCGGTATTTATGGTCACAGCTATGGTGGTTATATGGCGCTGATGACAATGTTTAAAGCAGGCGACTACTTTAAAGCTGGTGTCTCTGGTGCGCCAGTAACAGATTGGGCTCTATATGACACGCATTATACTGAGCGTTACTTAGGTCACCCAGATACAAATGCTAAGGGCTATGAGCAAAGCGCGGTATTCCCTTATGCTGATGGACTAAAAGGCCCGCTGATGATTTATCACGGTATGGCGGACGATAACGTACTATTTACCCATGCAACGAAACTATTTAAGCAGTTGCAGGACGAGGTTAAGCCATTTGAAATGATGACTTATCCAGGCTCGAAGCACAGCTTACGTGGCAAAAAAGTACAAACCCACTTGCATCAAACTATTACTGACTTCTTTAATCGTCATTTTGACGTTGAAGCTAAGTAA
- a CDS encoding flavohemoglobin expression-modulating QEGLA motif protein, with amino-acid sequence MLMLSEQAIIAALEAGKPISGQFAEGAFHLEVREYVPYVATAVHAGHRTRASLKGWFAISDAERLQEEDPFTDGMIESLPITLIARDSRYEYDLNRAPELAIYKEAWGKQVWSQALPNADIDVSLSKHAAYYRVLSALLTTLERKFGACLLFDVHSYNYQIRSYPYAPTFNIGTAQLDTLRFRAVLDELKKQLGLKKLAGQLVDCAENTVFQGHGYQAQYITSHFDNTLVVPLEVKKVFMDENSGELFPVVFEKLQRNMHVALSKTAKTFAKNHCYKPLRKAKSTSQLDPALINVDSALYRIARNLETLHYVNPSNIAQEKRRFFSKRHYQPAFKYRPLKIDPYEFKEQLYRLPVGKIQDPIVKDLYRKVIDSYATKIELITQIGREAFLYNSLRYYGEPDYNDINNATFLLHARETETLPKKDITAEQALVRFNQAIETMGLPCKVAISSKLVAKAMVDNSKRLLLVNSSAMLSELDINALIEHEIGVHLLTTLNADAQQLKVLHLGLPGNTYTQEGLAIYREYQSGQINLTRLKVLALRVIAVNMLLKGDKFYQVYEFLADSGVLNVNEAFALTTRIFRGGGFTKDHLYLKGFKDIVQLANTRSLDNLYLGKTGIAHLDALDALVEQGIFTRPKYLPDTSRDPKPDAILSYLISSIK; translated from the coding sequence ATGCTCATGCTATCTGAACAAGCCATCATTGCCGCGCTTGAAGCCGGCAAACCCATCAGTGGACAATTTGCTGAAGGTGCTTTTCACCTTGAAGTGAGAGAATACGTGCCTTATGTCGCCACTGCTGTACACGCAGGCCACCGTACCCGGGCTAGCCTAAAAGGCTGGTTCGCCATTAGTGATGCTGAGCGTTTACAAGAGGAAGATCCGTTTACCGACGGCATGATTGAATCATTACCCATCACGCTTATCGCGCGTGACTCACGTTACGAATACGATCTTAACCGTGCGCCAGAGCTTGCGATATACAAAGAAGCATGGGGTAAACAAGTGTGGAGCCAAGCGCTACCAAATGCAGACATAGATGTTAGCTTGTCAAAGCATGCAGCCTATTACCGTGTGCTCAGTGCGCTGTTAACCACGCTTGAGCGTAAGTTTGGTGCCTGCTTGCTATTTGATGTGCACAGCTATAACTATCAAATTCGTAGCTACCCTTATGCACCAACCTTTAATATTGGCACTGCACAACTTGATACCTTGCGTTTTCGCGCCGTATTAGATGAGCTGAAAAAGCAGCTAGGACTGAAAAAACTGGCAGGCCAGCTGGTGGATTGTGCAGAAAATACCGTCTTTCAGGGCCATGGTTATCAAGCGCAATATATTACCAGCCACTTTGATAACACCTTAGTGGTACCGCTGGAAGTGAAAAAAGTCTTTATGGACGAAAACAGTGGTGAATTGTTCCCTGTGGTGTTTGAAAAACTACAGCGCAACATGCATGTTGCTTTGAGTAAAACGGCAAAAACATTTGCTAAAAATCACTGCTATAAGCCACTTCGCAAAGCAAAATCCACGTCGCAGCTTGACCCTGCGCTGATCAACGTGGACTCTGCGCTATACCGCATAGCCAGAAACCTTGAAACGCTGCATTACGTTAACCCAAGTAATATCGCACAAGAGAAACGTCGCTTTTTCTCGAAACGTCATTATCAGCCTGCGTTTAAATATCGCCCGCTGAAAATTGACCCGTATGAGTTCAAAGAGCAACTCTATCGCTTGCCCGTTGGAAAAATCCAAGATCCGATCGTAAAAGATTTATATCGTAAAGTGATCGACAGCTACGCCACAAAAATCGAACTGATCACCCAAATTGGTCGCGAAGCCTTTTTGTATAACTCGCTACGCTATTATGGTGAGCCGGATTACAACGATATAAATAATGCGACCTTCTTGCTGCACGCGCGCGAAACCGAAACCTTGCCAAAAAAAGACATTACAGCCGAGCAGGCCCTAGTACGTTTTAATCAAGCGATTGAGACCATGGGCTTACCTTGTAAGGTCGCCATATCAAGCAAACTTGTTGCCAAAGCAATGGTCGACAATAGTAAACGTCTTCTGCTTGTAAATAGCAGTGCGATGCTATCTGAGCTTGATATCAATGCCTTGATAGAGCATGAAATTGGCGTGCACTTACTCACGACCTTAAATGCTGACGCTCAGCAACTTAAAGTGCTGCACTTAGGTTTACCTGGCAACACCTACACCCAAGAAGGCCTTGCCATCTATCGCGAGTATCAATCTGGGCAAATAAATCTGACACGATTAAAAGTATTAGCGCTTAGGGTGATTGCGGTTAACATGCTGCTTAAAGGCGATAAATTCTATCAAGTGTATGAGTTTTTAGCTGACTCGGGTGTATTAAATGTCAATGAAGCCTTTGCGCTGACCACGCGAATTTTCCGTGGTGGTGGCTTTACTAAAGATCATCTCTACTTAAAAGGCTTTAAAGACATAGTGCAGCTTGCCAATACTCGCAGCTTAGATAATTTATATCTCGGTAAAACGGGCATTGCGCACTTAGATGCGCTGGACGCGTTAGTAGAGCAAGGTATATTCACGAGGCCTAAATATCTGCCGGATACGAGCCGAGATCCTAAGCCTGATGCAATCCTAAGTTATTTAATTTCTTCAATTAAATAG